From Portunus trituberculatus isolate SZX2019 chromosome 50, ASM1759143v1, whole genome shotgun sequence, the proteins below share one genomic window:
- the LOC123499594 gene encoding cytochrome P450 2J4-like — MWTTVALVVTVVVILFVRANIRPAGFPPGPFCLPFFGNALHILLFSPKVAFEKFVNDYGGILSFRVFNTWGLLVSDPALMKAGLADTALSGRIDLILFEHRDAIIRKKKSSPLGIISTSGDVWKNQRRFTLRTLRDLGFGRNTLEPIMQEELEELLKLFHERQGEKVDVGLLFNRSIVNVIWAITIGKRYSYDDKKLEELVEKVNKMLQSFNPFHPALRFRWVKKLFPNLTIIRNTHQYMAELLDFIESEIEVYKQQKGDQVDTGCYIGAYLHELEQLKPDEEDDTALSMSHLKANILELFLAGSETTSSTLWWAVYWLASNQDAQRTMQEEMDRVVGHGNTPTISFMDRLPYTMATIYEVQRMGDLVPFAIPHRATEDTSLGGYHIPKGTQLMFNLSHGLLNFRYWKDHDKFRPEHFLNEDGKVFKPDHFMPFGFGKRVCLGESLARLEVFVFLASLMHRFSWRMSEEPVVWETSTVISRPPNFCVYAVSRDQELD; from the exons ATGTGGACgacggtggcgctggtggtgacggtggtggtgatcctTTTCGTCAGGGCTAACATCAGACCGGCGGGTTTTCCTCCAG GACCATTCTGTCTACCTTTCTTTGGCAACGCTCTCCACATCCTGCTGTTTTCTCCAAAAGTCGCCTTCGAGAAGTTTGTGAATGACTACGGTGGAATCTTAAGCTTCAGGGTGTTTAACACATG GGGACTACTGGTGAGTGACCCGGCACTGATGAAAGCTGGACTGGCTGATACAGCGCTGTCAGGTCGCATTGATCTCATACTGTTCGAGCACCGAGACGCCAtcatcagaaagaaaaaaagttctccactgg GCATCATCAGCACCAGCGGCGACGTGTGGAAGAACCAACGGCGATTCACACTGCGCACACTGCGGGATTTGGGTTTTGGCCGCAACACGCTAGAGCCGATCATGCAAGAGGAGTTGGAAGAGTtgctcaaactgttccacgagcgacagggagagaaggtggatgTAGGG CTTCTTTTCAACCGGAGCATCGTGAACGTGATCTGGGCCATCACTATTGGGAAACGTTACTCCTACGACGACAAGAAGCTGGAGGAGTTGGTGGAGAAGGTGAACAAGATGCTGCAGTCCTTCAATCCATTCCACCCGGCGCTCAg GTTCCGCTGGGTGAAGAAATTGTTCCCCAACCTGACTATAATTCGCAACACGCATCAATACATGGCGGAGCTTCTGGACTTcattgag AGTGAGATAGAAGTGTACAAGCAGCAGAAGGGGGACCAGGTGGACACGGGCTGCTATATTGGCGCCTACTTGCATGAACTGGAGCAGCTCAAGCCAGACGAGGAGGACGACACAGCACTCTCGA TGAGTCACCTGAAAGCGAACATCCTGGAGTTGTTCCTTGCTGGGAGCGAGACGACCTCCTCTACACTGTGGTGGGCTGTGTACTGGCTGGCCTCCAACCAGGACGCCCAGCGCACCATGCAAGAGGAGATGGATCGAGTGGTGGGCCACGGCAACACGCCCACCATCAGCTTCATGGACAG GCTACCGTACACCATGGCCACGATCTACGAGGTGCAGCGCATGGGTGACCTCGTTCCCTTCGCTATCCCGCACAGAGCCACCGAGGATACCTCCCTCGGCGGCTACCACATCCCCAAAG GTACGCAATTGATGTTCAACTTGTCCCATGGCCTCTTGAACTTCAGATACTGGAAGGATCATGACAAGTTCCGCCCCGAGCATTTCCTCAACGAGGACGGCAAGGTGTTCAAGCCAGACCACTTCATGCCCTTCGGCTTCG GCAAGCGTGTGTGTCTTGGGGAGTCCCTGGCGCGCCTCGAGGTGTTCGTCTTTCTCGCCTCGTTAATGCACCGTTTCTCCTGGCGGATGTCAGAGGAGCCTGTAGTGTGGGAGACCAGCACTGTCATCAGCCGCCCTCCAAACTTCTGCGTGTACGCCGTCAGTAGGGACCAGGAGTTGGACTGA
- the LOC123499592 gene encoding target of rapamycin complex 2 subunit MAPKAP1-like isoform X1: MATYDDRQWILSHIQNSYVTSDDTGLCEVVVQQESGVASVVEFPCLANTDSPPRLNEDPPPHSLDIAPDMDFVGHRQRSYTAQRLEVMRREKKNASKVKRVVWKHNTAPIDESELNELFSRKAVITSRNPQDCPLPQQAPVSLLSRLVQQYPDGLNNPFLEYAKFDGTTHTNVQARRISIYLLIGDEPAPNYPLVVSVINCHQARVIDLIGLICWLYTKENRQPPLRGGVEHYALHIAEEDGQVDWDFQALRPRDIIEKFGFNVLALVEKKTVREASQDVVVTLNVAGGAFSKITVDSNITLKEILNRTISKRKDMVRIKDAGLDYHLEREDEPGIALDPEKTLSDINCTEFAVVRDNSKRHEPLMESNNMSVVEATLYKSYRVVWVYKFGKCEASLGISGEKFEIHPLPPKTPGPFLPLRSRTPVTCNMDQVVDCSRKAEKKGKIDIQITCQGENRFKDFIFECETKMGQEILDKCRHIFDLRSSSVRKEFWREKKPFRRHNSLSMRRRPRTENYVNEV, translated from the exons ATGGCAACATATGACGATAGACAGTGGATCTTATCTCATATTCAAAATTCTTACGTGACCAGTGATGACACAG GGCtttgtgaggtggtggtgcagcaggagTCTGGTGTGGCCAGCGTGGTGGAATTTCCTTGCCTCGCCAATACTGACTCCCCGCCACGCCTCAATGAAGATCCTCCACCACACTCCCTTGACATTGCCCCAG ATATGGACTTTGTGGGCCATCGACAGAGGTCCTACACAGCTCAGAGGCTTGAagtgatgaggagagagaagaagaatgccTCCAAGGTGAAGAGAGTGGTGTGGAAACATAATACAGCTCCAATTGATG AGAGTGAATTGAATGAGCTGTTTTCGCGTAAAGCTGTGATAACTTCTCGCAATCCCCAAGACTGTCCTCTACCCCAGCAGgctcctgtctctctcctctcccgcctTGTGCAGCAATATCCTGACGGTCTAAATAATCCATTTCTTGAATATGCGAAGTTCGATGGCACG acacacacaaatgtccAAGCTCGTCGCATTAGTATTTATCTCTTGATTGGAGATGAGCCGGCCCCTAACTACCCGCTGGTTGTCTCTGTGATCAACTGTCATCAAGCACGGGTCATTGATCTCATTGGTCTGATATGCTGGCTGTATACCAAAGAAAACAGACAACCACCTctcag GGGTGGCGTGGAGCATTATGCTTTGCATATTGCAGAGGAGGATGGTCAGGTGGACTGGGATTTTCAAGCTCTGCGGCCTCGGGATATCATTGAAAAATTTGGTTTCAATGTTTTAGCACTAGTTGAGAAGAAGACGGTTCGAGAAGCTTCACAAGATGTTGTAGTGACTTT AAATGTGGCTGGTGGAGCTTTTAGTAAGATAACAGTCGACAGTAACATAACTCTCAAAGAAATTCTCAATAGAACAATAAGCAAAAGAAAGGATATGGTAAGAATAAAAG ATGCTGGGCTCGATTATCACctagagagagaagacgaaccAGGGATTGCATTAGACCCAGAGAAAACACTCAGTGACATCAACTGTACAGAATTTGCTGTGGTGCGAGATAATA GTAAAAGACATGAGCCTCTTATGGAGTCCAACAACATGTCGGTGGTGGAAGCCACTCTATACAAGTCCTATCGGGTGGTGTGGGTGTACAAGTTTGGCAAGTGTGAGGCGTCTCtgg GAATTTCTGGAGAGAAGTTTGAGATTCACCCACTGCCACCCAAGACGCCAGGTCCCTTCCTGCCCCTGCGCTCCCGAACCCCTGTCACCTGCAACATGGACCAGGTGGTGGACTGCAGTCgcaaggcagaaaaaaaag GTAAAATAGATATTCAGATAACCTGCCAAGGAGAAAACCGGTTCAAGGACTTTATATTTGAATGTGAGACAAAAATGGGGCAAGAAATATTAGACAAGTGTAGGCATATCTTTGATCTTCGCTCAAGTTCAGTCCGTAAAGAATTTTGGCGGGAGAAGAAGCCATTCCGAAGACACAACAGCCTCTCAATGAGGAGGAGGCCGAGGACGGAGAACTATGTCAATGAAGTGTAG
- the LOC123499592 gene encoding target of rapamycin complex 2 subunit MAPKAP1-like isoform X2 produces the protein MATYDDRQWILSHIQNSYVTSDDTGLCEVVVQQESGVASVVEFPCLANTDSPPRLNEDPPPHSLDIAPDMDFVGHRQRSYTAQRLEVMRREKKNASKVKRVVWKHNTAPIDESELNELFSRKAVITSRNPQDCPLPQQAPVSLLSRLVQQYPDGLNNPFLEYAKFDGTTHTNVQARRISIYLLIGDEPAPNYPLVVSVINCHQARVIDLIGLICWLYTKENRQPPLRGGVEHYALHIAEEDGQVDWDFQALRPRDIIEKFGFNVLALVEKKTVREASQDVVVTLNVAGGAFSKITVDSNITLKEILNRTISKRKDMVRIKDAGLDYHLEREDEPGIALDPEKTLSDINCTEFAVVRDNSKRHEPLMESNNMSVVEATLYKSYRVVWVYKFGKCEASLGISGEKFEIHPLPPKTPGPFLPLRSRTPVTCNMDQVVDCSRKAEKKVAGTKTVRVLA, from the exons ATGGCAACATATGACGATAGACAGTGGATCTTATCTCATATTCAAAATTCTTACGTGACCAGTGATGACACAG GGCtttgtgaggtggtggtgcagcaggagTCTGGTGTGGCCAGCGTGGTGGAATTTCCTTGCCTCGCCAATACTGACTCCCCGCCACGCCTCAATGAAGATCCTCCACCACACTCCCTTGACATTGCCCCAG ATATGGACTTTGTGGGCCATCGACAGAGGTCCTACACAGCTCAGAGGCTTGAagtgatgaggagagagaagaagaatgccTCCAAGGTGAAGAGAGTGGTGTGGAAACATAATACAGCTCCAATTGATG AGAGTGAATTGAATGAGCTGTTTTCGCGTAAAGCTGTGATAACTTCTCGCAATCCCCAAGACTGTCCTCTACCCCAGCAGgctcctgtctctctcctctcccgcctTGTGCAGCAATATCCTGACGGTCTAAATAATCCATTTCTTGAATATGCGAAGTTCGATGGCACG acacacacaaatgtccAAGCTCGTCGCATTAGTATTTATCTCTTGATTGGAGATGAGCCGGCCCCTAACTACCCGCTGGTTGTCTCTGTGATCAACTGTCATCAAGCACGGGTCATTGATCTCATTGGTCTGATATGCTGGCTGTATACCAAAGAAAACAGACAACCACCTctcag GGGTGGCGTGGAGCATTATGCTTTGCATATTGCAGAGGAGGATGGTCAGGTGGACTGGGATTTTCAAGCTCTGCGGCCTCGGGATATCATTGAAAAATTTGGTTTCAATGTTTTAGCACTAGTTGAGAAGAAGACGGTTCGAGAAGCTTCACAAGATGTTGTAGTGACTTT AAATGTGGCTGGTGGAGCTTTTAGTAAGATAACAGTCGACAGTAACATAACTCTCAAAGAAATTCTCAATAGAACAATAAGCAAAAGAAAGGATATGGTAAGAATAAAAG ATGCTGGGCTCGATTATCACctagagagagaagacgaaccAGGGATTGCATTAGACCCAGAGAAAACACTCAGTGACATCAACTGTACAGAATTTGCTGTGGTGCGAGATAATA GTAAAAGACATGAGCCTCTTATGGAGTCCAACAACATGTCGGTGGTGGAAGCCACTCTATACAAGTCCTATCGGGTGGTGTGGGTGTACAAGTTTGGCAAGTGTGAGGCGTCTCtgg GAATTTCTGGAGAGAAGTTTGAGATTCACCCACTGCCACCCAAGACGCCAGGTCCCTTCCTGCCCCTGCGCTCCCGAACCCCTGTCACCTGCAACATGGACCAGGTGGTGGACTGCAGTCgcaaggcagaaaaaaaag TGGCTGGGACCAAAACAGTCAGGGTGTTGGCATAG
- the LOC123499592 gene encoding target of rapamycin complex 2 subunit MAPKAP1-like isoform X3 produces the protein MDFVGHRQRSYTAQRLEVMRREKKNASKVKRVVWKHNTAPIDESELNELFSRKAVITSRNPQDCPLPQQAPVSLLSRLVQQYPDGLNNPFLEYAKFDGTTHTNVQARRISIYLLIGDEPAPNYPLVVSVINCHQARVIDLIGLICWLYTKENRQPPLRGGVEHYALHIAEEDGQVDWDFQALRPRDIIEKFGFNVLALVEKKTVREASQDVVVTLNVAGGAFSKITVDSNITLKEILNRTISKRKDMVRIKDAGLDYHLEREDEPGIALDPEKTLSDINCTEFAVVRDNSKRHEPLMESNNMSVVEATLYKSYRVVWVYKFGKCEASLGISGEKFEIHPLPPKTPGPFLPLRSRTPVTCNMDQVVDCSRKAEKKGKIDIQITCQGENRFKDFIFECETKMGQEILDKCRHIFDLRSSSVRKEFWREKKPFRRHNSLSMRRRPRTENYVNEV, from the exons ATGGACTTTGTGGGCCATCGACAGAGGTCCTACACAGCTCAGAGGCTTGAagtgatgaggagagagaagaagaatgccTCCAAGGTGAAGAGAGTGGTGTGGAAACATAATACAGCTCCAATTGATG AGAGTGAATTGAATGAGCTGTTTTCGCGTAAAGCTGTGATAACTTCTCGCAATCCCCAAGACTGTCCTCTACCCCAGCAGgctcctgtctctctcctctcccgcctTGTGCAGCAATATCCTGACGGTCTAAATAATCCATTTCTTGAATATGCGAAGTTCGATGGCACG acacacacaaatgtccAAGCTCGTCGCATTAGTATTTATCTCTTGATTGGAGATGAGCCGGCCCCTAACTACCCGCTGGTTGTCTCTGTGATCAACTGTCATCAAGCACGGGTCATTGATCTCATTGGTCTGATATGCTGGCTGTATACCAAAGAAAACAGACAACCACCTctcag GGGTGGCGTGGAGCATTATGCTTTGCATATTGCAGAGGAGGATGGTCAGGTGGACTGGGATTTTCAAGCTCTGCGGCCTCGGGATATCATTGAAAAATTTGGTTTCAATGTTTTAGCACTAGTTGAGAAGAAGACGGTTCGAGAAGCTTCACAAGATGTTGTAGTGACTTT AAATGTGGCTGGTGGAGCTTTTAGTAAGATAACAGTCGACAGTAACATAACTCTCAAAGAAATTCTCAATAGAACAATAAGCAAAAGAAAGGATATGGTAAGAATAAAAG ATGCTGGGCTCGATTATCACctagagagagaagacgaaccAGGGATTGCATTAGACCCAGAGAAAACACTCAGTGACATCAACTGTACAGAATTTGCTGTGGTGCGAGATAATA GTAAAAGACATGAGCCTCTTATGGAGTCCAACAACATGTCGGTGGTGGAAGCCACTCTATACAAGTCCTATCGGGTGGTGTGGGTGTACAAGTTTGGCAAGTGTGAGGCGTCTCtgg GAATTTCTGGAGAGAAGTTTGAGATTCACCCACTGCCACCCAAGACGCCAGGTCCCTTCCTGCCCCTGCGCTCCCGAACCCCTGTCACCTGCAACATGGACCAGGTGGTGGACTGCAGTCgcaaggcagaaaaaaaag GTAAAATAGATATTCAGATAACCTGCCAAGGAGAAAACCGGTTCAAGGACTTTATATTTGAATGTGAGACAAAAATGGGGCAAGAAATATTAGACAAGTGTAGGCATATCTTTGATCTTCGCTCAAGTTCAGTCCGTAAAGAATTTTGGCGGGAGAAGAAGCCATTCCGAAGACACAACAGCCTCTCAATGAGGAGGAGGCCGAGGACGGAGAACTATGTCAATGAAGTGTAG
- the LOC123499595 gene encoding uncharacterized protein LOC123499595 isoform X1 — MVYGYLIRPSLITAPFVPESLKATKTRMESPSAMRLLLLLVVCCALLVPHATARPPHRQKRVSDQRLAELETLLALAKMNNRKYVTLPVGFGLIDVKQIGRRKRSLAMDADQDFLQQVDEYDLGELISALASKTENDDSGLEDVAYPAEDLSLQQDVRAGREAERMKATGRAVPSSSALLYGLKNLSRRRYI, encoded by the exons ATGGTCTACGGTTACCTCATTCGACCCTCGCTTATAACCGCCCCGTTTGTTCCCGAGAGCCTTAAAGCAACGAAAACCAGAATG GAATCCCCGAGTGCGATGCGGTTGTTGCTCTTGCTGGTGGTGTGCTGCGCCCTGCTGGTGCCCCACGCCACGGCGCGGCCCCCGCACAG ACAAAAGCGTGTGAGTGACCAGCGTCTGGCCGAGCTGGAGACACTGCTGGCTCTCGCTAAGATGAACAACCGCAAATATGTGACTCTCCCTGTTGGCTTCGGACTCATTGATGTCAAACAGAT TGGCCGCCGCAAGAGGTCACTTGCCATGGATGCTGACCAGGACTTTCTGCAGCAAGTGGACGAGTACGACCTTGGTGAACTGATCTCTGCCCTCGCCAGCAAGACCGAAAACGATGATAGTGGCCTCGAGGACGTAGCTTATCCCGCTGAGGATCTCAGCCTGCAGCAAGATGTGAGAGCGGGACGGGAGGCTGAGAGAATGAAGGCCACGGGCAGGGCAGTTCCTTCCAGCTCTGCTTTGTTGTACGGCCTGAAGAATCTTTCCCGCCGCAGATATATTTAG
- the LOC123499595 gene encoding uncharacterized protein LOC123499595 isoform X2, translating to MRLLLLLVVCCALLVPHATARPPHRQKRVSDQRLAELETLLALAKMNNRKYVTLPVGFGLIDVKQIGRRKRSLAMDADQDFLQQVDEYDLGELISALASKTENDDSGLEDVAYPAEDLSLQQDVRAGREAERMKATGRAVPSSSALLYGLKNLSRRRYI from the exons ATGCGGTTGTTGCTCTTGCTGGTGGTGTGCTGCGCCCTGCTGGTGCCCCACGCCACGGCGCGGCCCCCGCACAG ACAAAAGCGTGTGAGTGACCAGCGTCTGGCCGAGCTGGAGACACTGCTGGCTCTCGCTAAGATGAACAACCGCAAATATGTGACTCTCCCTGTTGGCTTCGGACTCATTGATGTCAAACAGAT TGGCCGCCGCAAGAGGTCACTTGCCATGGATGCTGACCAGGACTTTCTGCAGCAAGTGGACGAGTACGACCTTGGTGAACTGATCTCTGCCCTCGCCAGCAAGACCGAAAACGATGATAGTGGCCTCGAGGACGTAGCTTATCCCGCTGAGGATCTCAGCCTGCAGCAAGATGTGAGAGCGGGACGGGAGGCTGAGAGAATGAAGGCCACGGGCAGGGCAGTTCCTTCCAGCTCTGCTTTGTTGTACGGCCTGAAGAATCTTTCCCGCCGCAGATATATTTAG